Proteins from a single region of Humidesulfovibrio mexicanus:
- a CDS encoding glycosyltransferase family 4 protein encodes MKKSGIFGTLDPFLEDGPILGRRVANLGFLRALLAADPFEAYHFFIADKPRRESLSGHLATLAPDIAQEGRLAFMDRRELPARLAATPYACFHQSDCISHPAALARLRNAHARSLFPITGPVHSLSYPDYPAAFLRHLWPGATARDCIIATSRAGELAVHGFFERLRQGYGLAHMPGPSVRRIPLGVDADALERPLPGPEDKADLRQRLGLPQGRGLVLVLGRVSHASKMDLLPLIRAMARLAAERPDLGPASLLVAGWAEADDPFPQSLAELSARAGVDMILDLRPGERRKAELLAACDIFCSIADNPQETFGLTLLEAQAAGLPVVASDYDGYRDLVAHGETGVLVPTTGPAPAEADDFVDRLAPVLFDNQYHLLLAQRTVVHTPALALALAKLLENPALRRSMGQAGRQRVRDSFLWNAVIDRHIDLWDELSALPAPDIEQLRTVPHPLELPYSRVFAPYPARTLLPQDRLRPGRTGQALLSGKEFPVLYAGLDGLLEADAVRKLVFLARKGEAAGPLAERFRELCPGMDAERAAYHVLWAMKHDLLEPEP; translated from the coding sequence ATGAAGAAATCCGGCATCTTCGGCACCCTGGACCCCTTTTTGGAGGACGGCCCCATCCTTGGCCGCAGGGTGGCCAACCTGGGCTTTCTGCGCGCCCTGCTCGCCGCGGATCCCTTCGAGGCCTACCACTTCTTCATCGCGGACAAGCCCCGGCGCGAGAGCCTGTCCGGGCACCTGGCCACCCTGGCCCCGGACATCGCCCAGGAGGGGCGCCTCGCCTTCATGGACCGCCGGGAGCTGCCAGCCAGGCTGGCCGCCACGCCCTATGCCTGCTTCCACCAGTCCGACTGCATCAGCCACCCGGCCGCCCTGGCGCGCCTGCGCAACGCCCACGCCAGGAGCCTCTTCCCCATCACCGGGCCGGTGCATTCCCTGTCCTACCCGGACTACCCCGCCGCCTTCCTGCGGCACCTGTGGCCCGGCGCCACCGCGCGCGACTGCATCATCGCCACTTCCCGCGCGGGCGAGCTGGCCGTGCACGGCTTCTTCGAGCGGCTGCGCCAGGGCTACGGCCTTGCGCACATGCCCGGCCCCAGCGTGCGCCGCATCCCCCTTGGCGTGGACGCGGACGCCCTGGAGCGCCCCCTGCCCGGCCCGGAGGACAAGGCCGACCTGCGCCAGCGCCTGGGGCTGCCGCAAGGGCGCGGCCTGGTGCTGGTGCTGGGCCGCGTGTCCCACGCCTCCAAGATGGACTTGCTGCCGCTCATCCGCGCCATGGCCCGCCTGGCGGCGGAGCGCCCGGACCTTGGCCCGGCCTCCCTGCTGGTTGCTGGCTGGGCCGAGGCGGACGACCCCTTCCCCCAAAGCCTGGCCGAGCTTTCCGCCCGCGCGGGCGTGGACATGATCCTCGATCTGCGCCCCGGCGAGCGCAGGAAGGCCGAGCTTCTCGCCGCCTGCGACATCTTCTGCTCCATAGCCGACAACCCGCAGGAGACCTTCGGCCTGACCCTGCTCGAAGCCCAGGCCGCCGGGCTGCCCGTGGTCGCAAGCGACTACGACGGCTACCGCGATCTGGTCGCCCACGGCGAGACCGGGGTGCTTGTGCCCACCACCGGCCCGGCCCCGGCCGAGGCCGACGACTTCGTGGACCGGCTGGCCCCGGTGCTGTTCGACAACCAGTACCACCTGCTGCTGGCCCAACGCACCGTGGTCCACACCCCGGCCCTGGCCCTGGCCCTGGCGAAGCTTCTGGAAAATCCGGCCCTGCGGCGCAGCATGGGCCAGGCCGGACGCCAGCGCGTACGCGACAGTTTCCTGTGGAACGCGGTCATCGACCGGCACATCGACCTGTGGGACGAGCTTTCCGCCCTGCCCGCGCCGGACATCGAACAGCTGCGCACCGTGCCGCACCCGCTGGAGCTGCCCTATTCCCGCGTATTCGCGCCCTATCCCGCGCGCACCCTGCTCCCGCAGGACCGCCTCAGGCCGGGCAGAACCGGACAGGCCCTGCTCTCCGGCAAGGAGTTCCCCGTGCTTTACGCCGGACTGGACGGCCTGCTGGAGGCCGACGCCGTGCGCAAGCTGGTGTTCCTGGCCCGCAAGGGCGAAGCCGCCGGCCCCCTGGCCGAGCGCTTCCGCGAGCTGTGCCCCGGCATGGACGCCGAACGCGCGGCCTATCACGTGCTTTGGGCCATGAAGCACGATCTGCTGGAGCCGGAGCCATGA
- a CDS encoding GGDEF domain-containing protein → MLRAEHPEIMWGLGLDPDTVALIEKSAGPGFALRNLPPDALPWMRGQEGCGQAAWIPLEVWRGLSKVRRKACREVDTVRRILIVPEEAEPLETEEVLSEGFLSAVRAPLTRYKVRDALLRLRELDSLSADLRRKTEEVMLERELLARKSSHLSFLNRVLSRASASLDVGTILSKVRGDLRHLLPVEALCAVFWTRIEGGAGLDAEMYLHCRMAPPEHEAWGEVLRSGAERLAGVRVRECRQFCLTGGGRHMAKAPAPDSGRLLMLPLSAGGESFGCLALLTSKGLRLAKDQVETLNAAVNHLALALRNALLYRQVKSMADHDGLTGIANRRRFEERLEEEARRHGRYDLPLSLILLDIDHFKRINDTHGHQTGDAVLRGVAGLLAESLRGTDFPARYGGEEFAVILPHTSREQALLLAERIRQRVSQREFGQGETLVRLTVSAGVSALGSGEGGPELVSLADQALYLAKDGGRNRVVVAAPAEGAAGLGCANVSAPVVPAEAKAPEERLRAGGGM, encoded by the coding sequence ATGCTCAGAGCTGAACATCCTGAAATCATGTGGGGTCTTGGACTCGATCCAGACACCGTCGCGCTCATAGAAAAAAGCGCCGGACCGGGCTTCGCCCTGCGGAACCTGCCGCCCGACGCCCTGCCCTGGATGCGTGGGCAGGAGGGCTGCGGCCAGGCGGCCTGGATTCCTCTTGAGGTCTGGCGGGGACTGTCAAAGGTCCGTCGCAAGGCCTGCCGCGAGGTGGACACCGTGCGCCGCATCCTCATCGTGCCTGAGGAGGCCGAGCCCCTGGAGACCGAAGAAGTGCTCTCCGAAGGGTTTTTGAGCGCCGTGCGCGCGCCGTTGACGCGCTACAAGGTGCGCGACGCCCTTTTGCGCCTGCGTGAGCTGGATTCCCTTTCCGCCGACCTGCGCCGCAAGACCGAGGAGGTCATGCTGGAGCGCGAACTGCTGGCCCGCAAGAGCAGCCATCTGAGCTTTCTGAACCGCGTGCTTTCCCGCGCCTCGGCCTCGCTGGACGTGGGCACGATTCTTTCCAAGGTGCGCGGCGATTTGCGTCATCTGCTGCCGGTGGAGGCCCTGTGCGCGGTGTTCTGGACCAGGATCGAGGGCGGCGCGGGCCTGGACGCCGAAATGTACCTGCATTGCCGCATGGCCCCGCCAGAGCACGAGGCCTGGGGCGAGGTGCTGCGGAGCGGAGCGGAGCGCCTGGCCGGGGTGCGCGTGCGCGAGTGCCGCCAGTTCTGTCTGACCGGCGGCGGCAGGCACATGGCCAAGGCCCCGGCCCCGGATTCCGGGCGGCTTTTGATGCTGCCGCTTTCCGCCGGAGGCGAGAGCTTCGGCTGTCTGGCCCTGCTGACAAGCAAGGGGTTGCGCCTGGCGAAGGACCAGGTGGAGACGCTGAACGCGGCGGTGAACCACCTTGCCCTGGCCTTGCGCAACGCGCTGTTGTACCGGCAGGTGAAGAGCATGGCCGACCACGACGGGCTTACGGGCATCGCCAACCGCCGCCGCTTCGAGGAGCGGCTGGAGGAGGAGGCCCGCCGCCATGGCCGCTACGATCTGCCTTTGTCGCTCATTTTGTTGGATATCGACCATTTCAAGCGCATCAACGACACCCACGGCCACCAGACCGGCGACGCCGTGCTGCGCGGGGTGGCCGGATTGCTGGCCGAGAGCCTGCGCGGCACGGATTTTCCGGCCCGGTACGGCGGGGAGGAATTTGCCGTTATTCTGCCGCACACCAGCCGCGAACAGGCTCTGCTTCTTGCCGAGCGCATTCGCCAGCGCGTGTCGCAGCGGGAATTCGGCCAAGGCGAAACGCTGGTGCGGTTGACTGTGAGCGCGGGAGTTTCCGCTCTGGGCTCTGGAGAGGGCGGGCCGGAGCTTGTGTCCCTGGCCGACCAGGCCTTGTACCTGGCCAAGGACGGCGGCCGCAACCGGGTCGTGGTGGCCGCGCCGGCGGAAGGCGCGGCGGGTCTGGGCTGCGCGAATGTTTCGGCCCCGGTTGTTCCGGCCGAGGCCAAAGCCCCGGAGGAGCGCCTGCGCGCAGGCGGGGGCATGTAG
- a CDS encoding response regulator, translating into MLLSCSALQWPPRVLIVEDESIIALATKASLKRMGCEVVATAATGLQAVDYATRKRPDVVLMDIMLEGGMDGIEAASRIRESLPDLPIIYCTAYTDPATRVQASRTKPHAFMGKPLDYGALKELIDTLQ; encoded by the coding sequence ATGCTGCTGTCCTGTTCCGCCCTGCAATGGCCGCCACGGGTGCTCATCGTGGAGGATGAGAGCATCATCGCGCTGGCCACCAAGGCCAGCCTGAAACGCATGGGCTGCGAGGTGGTGGCCACCGCCGCCACGGGCCTGCAGGCCGTGGACTACGCCACCAGAAAGCGCCCGGACGTGGTGCTCATGGACATCATGCTCGAAGGCGGCATGGACGGCATTGAGGCCGCCTCGCGCATCCGCGAGAGCCTTCCCGACCTGCCCATAATCTACTGCACCGCCTACACCGACCCGGCCACGCGGGTGCAGGCCTCGCGCACCAAGCCCCACGCCTTCATGGGCAAGCCGCTTGATTACGGCGCCCTCAAGGAACTCATCGACACCCTGCAATGA
- a CDS encoding D-alanyl-D-alanine carboxypeptidase, with the protein MREKRRVFFLTALLIMLAAQPVHAAANSGTFGAKSVIAMDFASGKILYEENADQQIPPASLTKVLTLYLAFEAIQQHRLSLTDTVLVTPEATHAGGSRMNIRPGERVIVREIMKGIAVASGNDACVALAQHLSGTADYQPFVNAMNAKARELGMASTVFKNPNGMPAEGQVTTARDMLRLSAQYLRRFPQALTFHSMTTYVHNNHNHRNANRLLNTYEGVDGLKTGYVCASGYNNVVTAKRGDTRIVAVVLGARSAGARALASRRLLDIAFERQHQGQYLAVLDGPKGRVSAAPAAAPAPAVAQAPAQAADPDLHAARQLADLRASQVRPSADKEAALREAPAAADESPFKLLQRKNGRREYAIQVNSFQSRQKAQRRAQHLEKKGLPVKVVATRLGGSKWYRVLVGPYADIDAAKKTRDKLARGAVSEQ; encoded by the coding sequence ATGCGAGAGAAACGCAGAGTCTTCTTCCTCACCGCGCTGCTCATCATGCTGGCGGCACAGCCTGTCCATGCGGCCGCGAATTCCGGCACATTCGGAGCGAAATCCGTCATCGCCATGGATTTCGCCTCCGGCAAGATCCTCTATGAAGAGAACGCCGACCAGCAGATTCCCCCCGCTTCCCTTACCAAAGTGCTCACCCTGTACCTGGCCTTCGAGGCCATCCAGCAGCACCGGCTTTCCCTGACCGACACCGTGTTGGTGACGCCTGAGGCCACCCATGCCGGGGGCTCGCGCATGAACATCCGTCCGGGCGAACGCGTCATCGTGCGGGAGATCATGAAGGGCATCGCCGTGGCCAGCGGCAACGACGCCTGCGTGGCCCTGGCCCAGCATCTTTCCGGCACCGCCGACTACCAGCCCTTTGTCAACGCCATGAACGCCAAGGCCCGCGAATTGGGCATGGCCAGCACCGTGTTCAAAAATCCCAACGGGATGCCCGCCGAGGGACAGGTCACCACTGCGCGCGACATGCTCAGGCTTTCGGCGCAGTACCTGCGGCGGTTCCCGCAAGCGCTGACCTTCCACTCCATGACCACCTACGTGCACAACAACCACAACCACCGCAACGCCAATCGGCTGCTCAACACCTACGAGGGCGTGGACGGCCTCAAGACGGGCTATGTGTGCGCCTCCGGCTACAACAATGTGGTCACGGCAAAGCGCGGCGACACGCGCATCGTGGCCGTTGTGCTGGGTGCGCGCAGCGCCGGAGCCCGCGCCCTGGCCTCGCGCCGTCTTCTGGACATCGCCTTCGAGCGCCAGCATCAGGGCCAGTATTTGGCCGTGCTGGACGGTCCAAAGGGGCGCGTCTCCGCTGCCCCGGCCGCTGCTCCGGCCCCGGCCGTGGCGCAGGCGCCTGCCCAGGCGGCGGACCCGGACCTGCACGCCGCCCGTCAGCTGGCCGACCTGCGCGCCAGCCAAGTGCGGCCCTCAGCCGATAAGGAAGCGGCGCTGCGCGAGGCCCCCGCGGCCGCGGACGAGAGCCCCTTCAAACTGTTGCAGCGCAAGAATGGCCGCCGCGAATACGCCATTCAGGTGAATTCCTTCCAGTCGCGTCAGAAGGCCCAGCGTCGGGCCCAGCATCTGGAAAAGAAGGGCCTGCCCGTGAAGGTGGTGGCCACAAGGCTTGGCGGCAGCAAGTGGTATCGCGTGCTGGTGGGCCCCTACGCCGACATCGACGCGGCCAAGAAGACCCGCGACAAGCTTGCACGGGGCGCGGTGAGCGAACAGTAG